In Raphanus sativus cultivar WK10039 chromosome 5, ASM80110v3, whole genome shotgun sequence, the following proteins share a genomic window:
- the LOC108860768 gene encoding uncharacterized protein LOC108860768, translating into MASQYRFVRTGSCLESLNFASVVICRFMGSQYKRHSSGGFPMRKQDVGVGFFLSKIYLRSHLSLHPALRTAGRGSEAVLPGRGEGELVLGLGLGLSKRWFRTGETGLFLLLMY; encoded by the exons ATGGCTTCTCAGTATAGGTTTGTGAGGACTGGATCTTGTCTGGAGTCCTTAAACTTTGCTTCAGTTGTCATTTGTAGATTCATGGGTTCTCAGTATAAGCGGCACAGTAGTGGTGGCTTTCCGATGAGAAAGCAAGACGTAGGAGTGGGATTTTTCTTGTCAAAGATTTATCTGAGGTCACATCTCTCCTTGCACCCTGCACTAAGGACGGCGGGCAGAGGTTCTGAGGCGGTGCTCCCAGGTCGTGGCGAAGGTGAGCTGGTTTTGGGGTTGGGCCTAGGCCTCTCCAAACGTTGGTTTCGTACTGGAGAAACCGGACTGTTCCT GTTGTTGATGTATTAG